The following proteins are co-located in the Flavobacterium sp. CECT 9288 genome:
- a CDS encoding transposase gives MQGRKELTPKMLYQVHLQDLIPEHNFYRLLDTAIDFHFLYKATAKYYGDEGQESIDPVVFFKICLVGYLNNLNSDRKLIEYCSNCLDVRLFIRYDIDEALPWHSTISRTRGLYGEEVFLSLFKAVLKLCVSKGMIRGKRQAVDSVFIKANASMDSLVEKEVLEDASAFVDELEENSEFKTTSTRKKLVEQHHNWKKEAYKSQPNPNFNIDKVDEHGNSIRPRFVSNHTHYSPTDLDARVSVKPGKARQLNYFGQIAVDDSHHVITGACSDFADKRDSQIDEGDSSNTYEK, from the coding sequence ATGCAAGGAAGAAAAGAACTCACGCCAAAAATGCTCTATCAAGTTCATTTACAGGACCTGATTCCTGAGCATAATTTTTATCGATTGCTTGATACAGCTATCGATTTTCATTTTTTATATAAAGCTACTGCAAAGTATTATGGAGACGAAGGACAGGAGAGTATTGATCCTGTTGTGTTTTTCAAAATCTGTTTGGTTGGCTATTTAAACAACTTAAATTCGGACAGGAAACTCATCGAGTATTGCTCAAATTGTTTAGATGTTCGCCTTTTTATTCGATATGACATTGATGAGGCTTTACCTTGGCACAGCACCATTAGTCGCACGCGTGGGTTGTATGGTGAAGAAGTGTTTTTAAGTTTGTTTAAAGCCGTTTTAAAGCTATGTGTTTCCAAAGGTATGATTCGCGGCAAGCGTCAAGCCGTAGACAGCGTTTTTATCAAAGCCAATGCCTCTATGGATAGTTTGGTAGAGAAAGAAGTATTGGAAGATGCCAGTGCCTTTGTAGATGAATTAGAAGAAAACAGCGAATTTAAAACTACCAGCACCAGAAAGAAACTAGTAGAACAGCACCATAATTGGAAAAAAGAAGCTTACAAGAGCCAACCCAATCCCAACTTCAACATTGATAAAGTAGATGAACACGGCAATTCAATACGTCCGAGATTTGTATCGAATCACACCCATTATTCTCCCACAGATTTAGATGCTAGGGTAAGTGTAAAACCAGGAAAAGCAAGACAGTTAAACTATTTTGGACAAATAGCTGTAGACGATTCGCATCATGTAATAACAGGCGCCTGTTCTGATTTTGCAGACAAACGCGATAGTCAAATCGACGAAGGAGATTCATCGAATACCTATGAAAAATAA
- a CDS encoding gliding motility-associated C-terminal domain-containing protein: MKNRIAFFISLILLVNYSCNNNDSDTEQKTFLCCGENQLQSKNINNLNQTAGKINVISVFTPNEDGFNDCLVVENLYKYSFNSLTIYDLNDEILFTTENYGKNSNSFCGDNIKSGTVKYKLVVENEQTFVEYGYVCIVKTEEEGKVFSAETECTFPFYDPIIFQK; encoded by the coding sequence ATGAAAAACAGAATTGCATTTTTTATCTCTTTAATCTTATTAGTCAATTATAGTTGTAATAACAATGATTCAGATACTGAACAAAAAACTTTTTTATGTTGTGGAGAAAATCAATTGCAATCTAAGAACATAAATAATCTTAACCAAACAGCTGGAAAAATAAATGTTATTTCAGTATTTACTCCAAATGAAGATGGTTTTAACGATTGTTTAGTCGTGGAGAATTTATATAAATATTCATTTAACTCTTTAACCATATATGATTTAAATGATGAAATTCTTTTCACAACAGAAAATTATGGTAAAAACTCCAACTCTTTTTGCGGAGATAATATTAAAAGCGGAACCGTGAAATATAAACTTGTAGTGGAAAATGAACAAACATTCGTTGAGTATGGATACGTGTGTATCGTTAAAACAGAAGAAGAAGGTAAAGTATTTAGCGCAGAAACTGAATGCACATTCCCTTTTTACGACCCAATTATATTTCAAAAATAA
- a CDS encoding VOC family protein, with amino-acid sequence MGKQIFINLAVKELEKSVNFYTALGFTNNPQFSDETAKCMVWCENIFVMLLTHEKFTSFTSKPIADTKTNIAGLFSLSLESMNEVNNLMSNGLKAGGIEPTEMKDYGFMQQRTIEDFDGHTWEIFYMDVSKFPTEQPK; translated from the coding sequence ATGGGAAAACAAATTTTTATAAATTTAGCAGTTAAAGAACTTGAAAAATCAGTTAACTTTTATACTGCATTAGGATTTACAAATAATCCACAATTTTCAGACGAAACCGCAAAATGTATGGTTTGGTGTGAAAACATTTTTGTAATGCTTTTAACACATGAGAAGTTTACAAGTTTTACATCTAAACCTATTGCTGACACAAAAACTAATATTGCAGGACTTTTTTCATTATCATTAGAAAGTATGAACGAAGTCAATAACTTAATGTCAAATGGACTTAAAGCAGGTGGTATTGAACCAACAGAAATGAAAGATTATGGTTTTATGCAGCAACGAACTATTGAAGATTTTGACGGACATACATGGGAAATATTTTATATGGATGTTTCAAAATTTCCAACTGAACAACCAAAATAA
- a CDS encoding transposase: MQGRKELTPKMLYQVHLQDLIPEHNFYRLLDTAIDFHFLYKATAKYYGDEGQESIDPVVFFKICLVGYLNNINSDRKLIEYCSNCLDVRLFIRYDIDEALPWHSTISRTRGLYGEEVFLSLFKAVLKLCVSKGMIRGKRQAVDSVFIKANASMDSLVEKEVLEDASAFVDELEENSEFKTTSTRKKLVEQHHNWKKEAYKSQPNPNFNIDKVDEHGNSIRPRFVSNHTHYSPTDSDARVSVKPGKARQLNYFGQIAVDDAHHVITGACSDFADKRDSQIDEGDSSNTYEK, translated from the coding sequence ATGCAAGGAAGAAAAGAACTCACGCCAAAAATGCTCTATCAAGTTCATTTACAGGACCTGATTCCTGAGCATAATTTTTATCGATTGCTTGATACAGCTATCGATTTTCATTTTTTATATAAAGCTACTGCAAAGTATTATGGAGACGAAGGACAGGAGAGTATTGATCCTGTTGTGTTTTTCAAAATCTGTTTGGTTGGCTATTTAAACAACATAAATTCGGACAGGAAACTCATCGAGTATTGCTCAAATTGTTTAGATGTTCGCCTTTTTATTCGATATGACATTGATGAGGCTTTACCTTGGCACAGCACCATTAGTCGCACGCGTGGGTTGTATGGTGAAGAAGTGTTTTTAAGTTTGTTTAAAGCCGTTTTAAAGCTATGTGTTTCCAAAGGTATGATTCGCGGCAAGCGTCAAGCCGTAGACAGCGTTTTTATCAAAGCCAATGCCTCTATGGATAGTTTGGTAGAGAAAGAAGTATTAGAAGACGCCAGTGCCTTTGTAGATGAATTAGAAGAAAACAGCGAATTTAAAACTACCAGCACCAGAAAGAAATTAGTAGAACAACACCACAATTGGAAAAAAGAAGCTTATAAGAGCCAACCCAATCCCAACTTCAACATTGATAAAGTAGATGAGCACGGCAATTCAATACGTCCGAGATTTGTATCGAATCATACGCATTATTCTCCCACAGATTCAGATGCTAGGGTAAGTGTAAAACCAGGCAAAGCAAGGCAGTTAAACTATTTTGGACAAATAGCTGTAGACGATGCGCATCATGTAATAACAGGCGCCTGTTCTGATTTTGCAGACAAACGCGATAGTCAAATCGACGAAGGAGATTCATCGAATACCTATGAAAAATAA
- a CDS encoding transposase: protein MQKIVELTEENLNENGIELEELLVDGGYSSGEALKYLHQKNIDAYIPNFGQYKPEREGFIFNKELNQYECIKEGSNKAILLFKGEKNDSKSYTKNSYRSSERDCKNCPLREQCCGKSTKYKKIDHSIHKEHYDRMHQKLTQNARYAKQMVRVRSKTVEPVIGTLVNFTNMKRVNTRGIKQANKHVLMATLTYNLKKYLKFITKKTKTKAGVVSEIQAKAPTSLKTAFIDLNTDFLRHFIFTNYNLKPKINLA, encoded by the coding sequence GTGCAAAAAATAGTAGAATTAACAGAGGAAAATCTAAATGAAAATGGCATTGAATTAGAAGAACTTTTAGTCGATGGAGGTTATAGTAGTGGAGAAGCGTTAAAATATTTGCACCAAAAAAACATCGATGCCTATATTCCAAACTTCGGACAGTACAAACCCGAGCGAGAAGGTTTTATTTTCAACAAAGAGCTGAACCAATATGAATGCATCAAAGAAGGTTCCAACAAAGCTATTTTACTCTTTAAAGGCGAAAAGAACGATAGCAAAAGCTACACCAAAAACAGCTATCGAAGTAGTGAGCGCGATTGCAAAAACTGTCCACTACGAGAACAATGCTGCGGAAAAAGCACTAAGTATAAAAAGATAGACCACAGCATCCACAAAGAACACTACGATCGAATGCACCAAAAACTAACTCAAAACGCACGCTATGCCAAGCAAATGGTGCGAGTGAGAAGTAAAACCGTAGAGCCAGTAATAGGAACATTGGTCAATTTTACCAATATGAAGCGCGTAAACACAAGAGGAATCAAGCAAGCCAACAAACACGTTTTAATGGCAACGTTAACCTATAATCTCAAGAAATACTTGAAGTTTATCACCAAAAAAACAAAAACAAAAGCCGGAGTTGTAAGTGAAATACAAGCAAAAGCACCAACTTCTCTAAAAACAGCTTTCATAGACTTGAATACCGACTTTTTAAGGCATTTTATTTTTACAAACTACAACCTAAAACCAAAAATAAACCTCGCTTAA
- a CDS encoding DUF4304 domain-containing protein yields MGIFDFLKNKPKLIDEKSENIVLPNKEELKTNLDRIQNEIFQFLKPFGFKKKGKTFNRQTEEGIYQVINIQSGQVYSNLYGSFTINLGIMVKEVYELESNNKQKVIYQDYDCQIRERLPHLTIKQDHWWTILDDNNKSAKEVIDGLSSHGLDWLDKFENRDKICRNLGNFECDSPRGKLDVALIEIHRDKSKAEKLFQEYYNDIEIKNGHKEYVKGLADRLGIILKD; encoded by the coding sequence ATGGGAATTTTTGACTTCTTAAAAAACAAACCAAAATTGATTGATGAAAAATCAGAAAATATAGTTTTGCCAAATAAAGAAGAATTAAAAACTAATTTGGACAGAATACAAAATGAAATTTTTCAATTCTTAAAACCATTTGGCTTTAAGAAAAAAGGTAAAACATTTAACCGCCAAACTGAAGAAGGAATTTACCAAGTTATAAATATTCAAAGTGGTCAAGTTTATTCAAACCTTTATGGAAGCTTTACAATCAATTTGGGAATTATGGTTAAAGAAGTTTATGAACTTGAAAGTAACAATAAACAGAAAGTCATATACCAAGACTACGATTGCCAAATTAGAGAACGGCTACCGCATTTGACTATTAAACAAGACCATTGGTGGACAATTTTAGACGACAACAATAAATCAGCGAAAGAAGTTATTGACGGACTCAGTTCACACGGACTTGATTGGCTTGACAAATTTGAAAACCGAGATAAGATTTGCAGAAACTTAGGAAATTTTGAATGTGATTCACCTAGAGGAAAATTAGACGTTGCTTTAATCGAGATTCACCGAGACAAATCAAAAGCAGAAAAACTATTTCAGGAATATTACAATGATATTGAAATAAAGAACGGTCACAAAGAATATGTAAAAGGACTTGCCGATAGACTTGGAATAATATTGAAAGACTGA
- a CDS encoding DUF4287 domain-containing protein, translating into MSFQAYIDNIKAKTGKTPADFKKMAETKEFIIDGKLNPEIKASEITNWLKEEFELGHGHAMAIYATFKGKTE; encoded by the coding sequence ATGTCATTTCAAGCATACATTGATAATATAAAAGCGAAAACAGGCAAGACTCCTGCTGACTTTAAAAAAATGGCTGAAACAAAAGAATTTATAATTGACGGAAAACTTAATCCGGAAATTAAGGCTTCCGAAATTACAAATTGGCTCAAAGAAGAATTTGAATTAGGACACGGACACGCAATGGCAATTTATGCAACATTCAAAGGGAAAACTGAATGA
- a CDS encoding transposase: MSNRVNTRGIKQANKHVLMAALTYNLKKYLKFITKKTKIKSGVVSEIQAKVSTSLKTAFIDLKTDFLRHFIFTNYNLKPKINLA, translated from the coding sequence GTGAGTAATCGCGTAAACACACGAGGAATCAAGCAAGCCAACAAACACGTTTTGATGGCAGCTTTAACCTATAATCTTAAGAAATACTTGAAGTTTATCACCAAAAAAACAAAAATAAAGTCCGGAGTTGTAAGTGAAATACAAGCAAAAGTATCAACTTCTTTAAAAACAGCTTTCATAGACTTGAAAACCGACTTTTTAAGGCATTTTATTTTTACAAACTACAACCTAAAACCAAAAATAAACCTCGCTTAA
- a CDS encoding transposase, whose protein sequence is MQKIVELTEENLNENGIELEELLADGGYSSGEALKYLHQKNIDAYIPNFGQYKPEREGFIFNKELNQYECIKEGSNKAILLFKGEKNDSKSYTKYSYRSSERDCKNCPLREQCCGKSTKYKKIDHSIHKEHYDRMHQKLTQNARYAKQMVRVRSKTVEPVIGTLVNFTNMKCEAFTNTI, encoded by the coding sequence GTGCAAAAAATAGTAGAATTAACAGAGGAAAACCTAAATGAAAACGGCATTGAATTAGAAGAACTTTTAGCCGATGGAGGCTACAGTAGTGGAGAAGCGTTAAAATATTTGCACCAAAAAAACATCGATGCCTATATTCCCAACTTCGGACAGTACAAACCCGAGCGAGAAGGTTTTATTTTCAACAAAGAGCTGAACCAATACGAATGCATCAAAGAAGGTTCCAACAAAGCCATTTTACTATTTAAAGGCGAAAAGAACGATAGCAAAAGCTACACCAAATACAGTTATCGAAGTAGTGAGCGCGATTGCAAAAACTGTCCACTACGAGAGCAATGCTGCGGAAAAAGCACTAAGTATAAAAAGATAGATCACAGCATCCACAAAGAACACTATGATCGAATGCACCAAAAACTGACTCAAAACGCACGCTATGCCAAGCAAATGGTGCGAGTGAGAAGTAAAACTGTAGAACCAGTCATAGGAACATTGGTCAATTTTACCAATATGAAATGCGAAGCATTCACGAACACCATTTAA
- a CDS encoding IS110 family transposase, which translates to MQLQDALTIPKIFIGLDIHKKSWSVSIQTDLFFHRTFSMPSVAEDLYQYVERTFPNHEVALVYEAGCCGFSAARYFLNLGWHVLVVNPSDVKTGDKERYQKTDALDSKNLSNQLKAGVLRSVYIPTEAHEQFTTLARHRTQITKKLRQSKSQIKSMLLFHGIEIPPAYDNSNWNKDFIVWLENIEFSSPCGKLALQGKIRMYQFIRLEYLEIANQMRAHCRKTCKNDYNLLRSIPGIGGYLSSVILAECGDLRRFNNEGQFSSYIGLVPGIYNSGGSEKCLGITPRSRSQLRSYLVEAAWIAIRKDAEMQQYYRKHQGKNVKTVIIKIAHKLARRILSVIKTETPYQINRNLVLEK; encoded by the coding sequence ATGCAATTACAAGATGCCTTAACTATTCCAAAGATATTCATTGGTTTAGACATTCACAAAAAAAGCTGGAGCGTTTCCATTCAAACGGATTTGTTTTTTCACAGAACGTTTTCGATGCCTTCTGTTGCCGAGGATTTATACCAATATGTGGAGCGAACATTTCCAAATCACGAAGTAGCTTTAGTTTACGAAGCAGGATGTTGCGGATTTTCTGCAGCGCGCTATTTTTTAAACTTAGGTTGGCATGTTTTGGTGGTCAATCCCTCCGATGTCAAGACTGGAGATAAGGAGCGGTATCAAAAAACTGACGCTTTAGATTCCAAAAACCTGTCCAATCAATTAAAAGCGGGTGTGCTCAGGAGCGTTTATATTCCTACCGAAGCACACGAACAGTTTACCACTTTGGCTCGTCACAGAACCCAAATCACCAAGAAACTCCGACAAAGCAAATCGCAAATCAAAAGTATGTTGCTCTTTCATGGGATTGAAATACCTCCAGCATATGATAATTCAAATTGGAACAAAGATTTCATAGTTTGGCTGGAAAATATAGAATTCAGCTCCCCTTGTGGAAAATTGGCTCTTCAGGGCAAAATACGGATGTATCAATTTATCAGGTTAGAGTATTTGGAAATTGCCAATCAAATGCGTGCGCATTGCAGAAAGACCTGTAAGAACGATTATAATCTCTTGAGGAGCATTCCAGGAATTGGCGGTTATCTGTCCAGTGTAATTTTGGCTGAATGTGGTGATTTGCGCCGATTCAATAACGAAGGACAATTTAGCTCTTACATCGGATTAGTACCAGGGATTTATAATAGCGGCGGATCAGAAAAATGTTTAGGAATAACCCCCAGAAGTCGTTCCCAATTACGAAGTTATTTAGTAGAAGCAGCCTGGATTGCCATTAGAAAAGATGCCGAAATGCAGCAATATTACCGCAAACATCAAGGCAAGAATGTAAAGACTGTCATCATTAAAATAGCTCATAAATTAGCACGAAGAATACTCTCGGTCATTAAAACCGAAACACCTTATCAAATCAATAGAAACTTAGTATTAGAAAAATAA
- a CDS encoding DoxX family protein, giving the protein MKKEKIIYWTATTIIALFEGLMPALTSQTELAKEGIRHLGYPEYFGNALVVFKILGVLVLVIPQVPKRVKEWAYAGFAFNFVFATISHGAVDGINGQTFFPLIVLGILAISYIYYHRLNSNEN; this is encoded by the coding sequence ATGAAAAAAGAAAAAATAATTTATTGGACAGCGACAACAATCATTGCTTTATTTGAAGGACTAATGCCTGCATTGACTTCACAAACAGAATTAGCAAAAGAAGGAATTAGACATTTGGGTTATCCAGAATATTTTGGAAACGCATTGGTTGTTTTTAAGATTTTAGGAGTTTTGGTGTTAGTTATTCCACAAGTTCCGAAACGAGTAAAAGAATGGGCTTATGCCGGATTTGCATTTAACTTTGTTTTTGCAACAATTAGTCACGGAGCAGTTGACGGAATAAATGGACAAACATTTTTCCCATTGATTGTGTTAGGAATTTTGGCCATTTCATATATTTACTATCATAGATTAAATTCTAACGAAAATTAA
- a CDS encoding IS110 family transposase produces MQLQDALTIPKIFIGLDIHKKSWSVSIQTDLFFHRTFSMPSVAEDLYQYVERTFPNHEVALVYEAGCCGFSAARYFLNLGWHVLVVNPSDVKTGDKERYQKTDALDSKNLSNQLKAGVLRSVYIPTEAHEQFTTLARHRTQITKKLRQSKSQIKSMLLFHGIEIPPAYDNSNWNKDFIVWLENIEFSSPCGKLALQGKIRMYQFIRLEYLEIANQMRAHCRKTCKNDYNLLRSIPGIGGYLSSVILAECGDLRRFNNEGQFSSYIGLVPGIYNSGGSEKCLGITPRSRSQLRSYLVEAAWIAIRKDAEMQQY; encoded by the coding sequence ATGCAATTACAAGATGCCTTAACTATTCCAAAGATATTCATTGGTTTAGACATTCACAAAAAAAGCTGGAGCGTTTCCATTCAAACGGATTTGTTTTTTCACAGAACGTTTTCGATGCCTTCTGTTGCCGAGGATTTATACCAATATGTGGAGCGAACATTTCCAAATCACGAAGTAGCTTTAGTTTACGAAGCAGGATGTTGCGGATTTTCTGCAGCGCGCTATTTTTTAAACTTAGGTTGGCATGTTTTGGTGGTCAATCCCTCCGATGTCAAGACTGGAGATAAGGAGCGGTATCAAAAAACTGACGCTTTAGATTCCAAAAACCTGTCCAATCAATTAAAAGCGGGTGTGCTCAGGAGCGTTTATATTCCTACCGAAGCACACGAACAGTTTACCACTTTGGCTCGTCACAGAACCCAAATCACCAAGAAACTCCGACAAAGCAAATCGCAAATCAAAAGTATGTTGCTCTTTCATGGGATTGAAATACCTCCAGCATATGATAATTCAAATTGGAACAAAGATTTCATAGTTTGGCTGGAAAATATAGAATTCAGCTCCCCTTGTGGAAAATTGGCACTTCAGGGCAAAATACGGATGTATCAATTTATCAGGTTAGAGTATTTGGAAATTGCCAATCAAATGCGTGCGCATTGCAGAAAGACCTGTAAGAACGATTATAATCTCTTGAGGAGCATTCCAGGAATTGGCGGTTATCTGTCCAGTGTAATTTTGGCTGAATGTGGTGATTTGCGCCGATTCAATAACGAAGGACAATTTAGCTCTTACATCGGATTAGTACCAGGGATTTATAATAGCGGCGGATCAGAAAAATGTTTAGGAATAACCCCCAGAAGTCGTTCCCAATTACGAAGTTATTTAGTAGAAGCAGCCTGGATTGCCATTAGAAAAGATGCCGAAATGCAGCAATATTAA
- a CDS encoding helix-turn-helix domain-containing protein has product MKDYKNIKNFDQLIEVEHGKIGTESRNSYEEKSQMFIISEMLKDARKEAKITQEQLAERTGTKKSYISRIENGRGNIQLSTLIRIFEIGLNKRIGLTFL; this is encoded by the coding sequence ATGAAAGATTATAAAAACATAAAAAATTTCGATCAACTTATTGAAGTTGAACACGGAAAAATCGGAACAGAAAGTAGAAATAGCTACGAAGAAAAATCACAGATGTTCATCATAAGTGAAATGCTTAAAGACGCTCGAAAAGAAGCTAAAATAACTCAAGAGCAATTGGCTGAAAGAACTGGAACAAAAAAAAGCTACATTTCGAGAATTGAAAACGGAAGAGGAAATATTCAACTTTCAACATTAATAAGAATCTTTGAAATAGGATTAAATAAAAGAATTGGGTTAACCTTTTTGTAA
- a CDS encoding type II toxin-antitoxin system RelE/ParE family toxin, protein MSREIIFYENHFIEFYQSQDEKVKEKMKYVLELIKQVEKVPEKFLKHLTGTTGLYEIRIEYQSNIYRIFCCFDKGKLVVLFNGFKKKSQKTPKNELEKALNLMNEYFQQKNI, encoded by the coding sequence ATGAGCAGAGAAATTATATTTTACGAAAATCATTTTATTGAGTTTTACCAAAGTCAAGATGAAAAGGTAAAAGAAAAAATGAAATACGTTCTTGAATTAATAAAACAAGTTGAGAAAGTTCCGGAAAAATTTTTAAAACATTTGACAGGAACAACCGGACTTTATGAAATAAGAATTGAATATCAGTCAAATATTTATAGAATATTTTGTTGCTTTGATAAAGGGAAATTAGTTGTGCTTTTTAATGGTTTTAAGAAAAAATCACAAAAGACACCAAAAAATGAATTGGAAAAAGCATTGAATTTAATGAACGAGTATTTTCAACAAAAAAACATTTAA
- a CDS encoding VOC family protein, with amino-acid sequence MAQINPYIHFNGNAEVAFTFYKSVFGGEFAMISRFKDFSNPEFPISESEANRIMHIALPIGKHNVLMASDTPEIMGKHNENETRSKISISAESKEEAHQLFYGLSEGGNIEIPINDSPWGSYFGMFRDKFGIEWIVDFDPNYKRNINNK; translated from the coding sequence ATGGCACAAATAAACCCTTATATCCATTTTAATGGAAATGCTGAAGTTGCATTTACATTTTATAAATCCGTTTTCGGTGGAGAATTTGCAATGATAAGTCGTTTCAAAGATTTTTCAAATCCTGAATTTCCAATTTCAGAAAGCGAAGCAAACCGCATTATGCATATTGCTTTGCCAATTGGGAAACACAATGTATTAATGGCGAGTGATACTCCCGAAATAATGGGAAAACATAACGAAAATGAAACTAGAAGTAAAATTTCAATTAGCGCTGAAAGTAAAGAAGAAGCTCATCAATTATTTTATGGCCTTTCAGAAGGTGGGAATATTGAAATACCAATTAATGACAGTCCTTGGGGTTCTTATTTCGGAATGTTTAGAGATAAATTTGGTATAGAATGGATAGTAGATTTTGACCCAAATTATAAAAGAAATATAAATAATAAGTAA